Proteins from one Choloepus didactylus isolate mChoDid1 chromosome 4, mChoDid1.pri, whole genome shotgun sequence genomic window:
- the LOC119533230 gene encoding 60 kDa heat shock protein, mitochondrial-like, translated as MLRLPTVLRQMRPVSRALAPHLTRAYAKDVKFGADARALMLQGVDLLADAVAVTMGPKGRTVIIEQSWGSPKVTKDGVTVAKSIDLKDKYKNIGTKLVQDVANNTNEEAGDGTTTATVLARSIAKEGFEKISKGANPVEIRRGVMLAVDAVIAELKKQSKPVTTPEEIAQVATISANGDKEIGNIISDAMKKVGRKGVITVKDGKTLNDELEIIEGMKFDRGYISPYFINTSKGQKCEFQDAYVLLSEKKISSVQSIVPALEIANAHRKPLVIIAEDVDGEALSTLVLNRLKVGLQVVAVKAPGFGDNRKNQLKDMAIATGGAVFGEEGLTLNLEDVQSHDLGKVGEVIVTKDDAMLLKGKGDKTQIEKRIQEIIEQLDVTTSEYEKEKLNERLAKLSDGVAVLKVGGTSDVEVNEKKDRVTDALNATRAAVEEGIVLGGGCALLRCIPALDSLTPANEDQKIGIEIIKRTLKIPAMTIAKNAGVEGSLIVEKIMQSSSEVGYDAMLGDFVNMVEKGIIDPTKVVRTALLDAAGVASLLTTAEVVVTEIPKEEKDPAMGGMGGMGGMGGMGGGMF; from the coding sequence ATGCTTCGATTACCCACAGTCCTTCGGCAGATGAGGCCAGTGTCCAGGGCATTGGCACCTCATCTCACTCGGGCTTATGCCAAAGATGTAAAATTCGGTGCAGATGCCCGAGCCTTAATGCTTCAAGGTGTAGACCTCTTAGCCGATGCTGTAGCCGTTACTATGGGGCCAAAGGGAAGAACAGTGATTATTGAACAGAGTTGGGGAAGTCCCAAAGTAACAAAAGATGGTGTGACTGTTGCAAAATCAATTGACTTGAAggataaatataagaatattggCACTAAACTTGTTCAAGATGTTGCCAATAACACAAATGAAGAGGCTGGGGATGGTACCACCACTGCTACTGTACTGGCACGCTCTATTGCCAAGGAAGGGTTTGAGAAGATTAGCAAAGGTGCTAATCCAGTGGAAATCAGGAGAggtgtgatgttagctgttgaTGCTGTAATTGCTGAACTTAAGAAACAGTCGAAACCTGTGACAACCCCTGAAGAAATTGCTCAGGTTGCTACAATTTCTGCAAACGGAGATAAAGAAATTGGCAACATCATATCTGATGCAATGAAAAAGGTTGGAAGAAAGGGTGTCATCAcagtaaaggatggaaaaacattgAATGATGAATTAGAAATTATTGAAGGCATGAAGTTTGATCGGGGTTATATTTCTCCATATTTTATTAATACATCAAAAGGTCAGAAATGTGAATTCCAGGATGCCTATGTTCTGTTGagtgaaaagaaaatttctaGCGTCCAATCCATTGTACCTGCTCTTGAAATTGCCAATGCTCACCGAAAGCCCTTGGTGATAATTGCTGAAGATGTTGATGGAGAAGCTCTAAGTACACTTGTTTTGAATAGGCTGAAAGTTGGTCTTCAGGTTGTAGCAGTCAAAGCTCCAGGTTTTGGTGACAATAGAAAGAACCAGCTTAAAGACATGGCTATTGCTACTGGTGGGGCAGTGTTTGGAGAAGAAGGATTGACTCTAAACCTTGAAGATGTTCAGTCTCATGATTTGGGAAAAGTTGGAGAGGTCATAGTGACCAAAGATGATGCCATGCTCTTGAAAGGAAAAGGTGACAAGACTCAAATTGAAAAACGTATTCAAGAAATCATTGAGCAGTTAGATGTCACAACTAGtgaatatgaaaaggaaaaactaaatgaacGTCTAGCAAAACTTTCAGATGGAGTAGCTGTGCTGAAGGTTGGTGGAACAAGTGATGtggaagtgaatgaaaagaaagacagagTTACAGATGCACTCAATGCTACACGAGCTGCTGTTGAAGAAGGCATTGTTCTTGGAGGTGGTTGTGCTCTGCTTCGATGCATTCCAGCCTTGGACTCACTAACTCCAGCTAATGAAGATCAAAAAATTGgtatagaaattattaaaagaacactcaaaattcCTGCAATGACCATTGCTAAGAATGCAGGTGTTGAAGGATCGTTGATAGTTGAGAAAATTATGCAGAGTTCTTCAGAAGTTGGCTATGATGCTATGCTTGGAGATTTTGTGAATATGGTAGAAAAGGGAATTATTGATCCAACTAAGGTTGTAAGAACTGCTTTATTGGATGCTGCTGGGGTGGCCTCTCTGTTAACCACAGCAGAAGTTGTAGTCACAGAAATTCCTAAAGAAGAGAAGGACCCTGCAATGGGGGGAATGGGGggaatgggtggaatgggtgGTATGGGAGGTGGCATGTTCTAA